The following are encoded together in the Plasmodium reichenowi strain SY57 chromosome 3, whole genome shotgun sequence genome:
- a CDS encoding hypothetical protein (conserved Plasmodium protein, unknown function), protein MKKQKRIYDQSYIQLKEPLSSHNNILNSDEHDEKIKKKKKDERKINKHSYENISDSTNLSTNKYYMNDSKKKEKKENNKIHKVIRHKIGMLFERIKKKTKRKKKEEKYTQRNNCNDDDNNNNNNNYYYNRNKFYDYLPNIENIKIKNINKKHIKNIYNNTKDKLTKKRYQTTNHNTIHVNKYNENGMLLYNIKNILNLNNDDINNLIKISNFFMDLDMDTFYHTFINNNNNNIINILNYNINHNKNIYDIKEYTNHKNEKVIQYKQNSSLYLGVSVCNISISESSYFLYNKNVKYKYTPSHHVTNQNYFHDNKATNINNLDYFKDKSKEQYSDINTQIKTHLYYQHPYDDSICFLSSCNKEHIITNKQDINNQQHDIKNELGKENHQNICFHKNYGTYYYHKKKYIYHRNNNPISTNFDLHNNKKKKNYKHNIDNHRKYKSTIIHFFKKKFLRIKKKKKETKKITKTRSDETIYIHKNIEQHKNYKKEYSDIYRNENINYEIKRDNHKYNNNKYNNNKYNNNKYNNNKYNNNKYNNNKYNNNKYNNNKYNNNMYNNNMYNNNIYNNNIYNNNTYNNTYNNNIKKKLRFIINKLFLERSKEKKTNRSNIVQGQKHDLPYISNKYLDPKFNELYYIQMINVYNEPFSIYIKIYQIYIFSKKTKNIKHFVDNDICPNNIQPLTSNKEKTNVSIYVLIDIQNHFLKYIIKKKIITEIQHCLQNWEKYIITYIQKMRGIHNNNDDNYNNFISLSNVVIYKNNCDLIIQHIINKIKYYLNIYVIPFFHKILISITNYISVNYKNENLQYYFFHSSTKKKKIQLFIHKTKNKLKNTYNNIFCKEKNRNHNIQNKNNQTYLNKDLSYFFYPNKEKKYIYIKKNKTNPHYQYYYTFYDLIYETPFYYLKSHKTVQNYIIYINSLYFRRLLLLYTFLLFFLLFLMIFNMPIYSYIKI, encoded by the coding sequence atgaaaaaacaaaaaagaatatatgaccaatcatatatacaattaaaGGAACCTCTATCTTctcataataatatactaAATAGCGATGAAcatgatgaaaaaataaaaaaaaagaaaaaagatgaaagaaaaataaataaacattcgtatgaaaatatttctGATAGTACAAACCTTTCAACcaataaatattacatgaacgattcaaaaaaaaaggaaaaaaaagaaaataataagataCACAAAGTGATTAGACATAAAATAGGTATGTTGTTTGAaaggataaaaaaaaaaacaaaaagaaaaaagaaagaagaaaaatacaCACAAAGGAATAATTgtaatgatgatgataataacaataataataataattattattataatagGAACAAATTCTATGATTATTTGCCCAACATTGAAAATATCAAAattaagaatataaataagaaacatataaaaaatatctataataatacaaaagaTAAATTAACAAAGAAAAGATACCAAACTACTAATCATAATACAATTCATgtaaacaaatataatgaaaatgggatgctattatataatattaaaaatatattaaatttaaataatgatgatataaataatttaatcaaaatatcaaatttttttatggaCTTAGATATGGATACTTTTTATCATACATTTatcaataataataataataatattattaatatattaaattacaatataaatcacaataaaaatatatatgatataaaagaatatacaaatcataaaaatgaaaaagttatacaatataaacaaaattcATCTCTCTATCTTGGAGTTAGTGTATGTAACATATCTATATCAGAGTCTTcttatttcttatataataaaaacgtaaaatacaaatatacCCCTAGTCATCATGTAACAaatcaaaattattttcatgaTAATAAAGCCACCAACATAAATAATCTTGATTATTTTAAAGATAAATCTAAGGAACAATATTCTGACATAAATACACAAATAAAAacacatttatattatcaacATCCTTATGATGATTCTATATGTTTTCTTAGTTCTTGTAATAAAGAACATATCATAACAAACAAACAAGACATAAACAACCAACAAcatgatataaaaaatgaactAGGTAAAGAAAATCATCAAAACATATGCTTCCATAAAAATTATGGAAcctattattatcataaaaaaaaatatatataccatAGGAATAATAATCCTATAAGTACAAATTTTGATCTAcacaataataaaaaaaaaaaaaattataaacacaatatagataatcatagaaaatataaaagtactattattcatttttttaaaaaaaaatttttaagaataaaaaaaaaaaaaaaagaaactaaaaaaataacTAAAACGAGGAGTGATGaaactatatatattcataaaaatatagaacaacacaaaaattataaaaaggaatattccgatatatatagaaacgaaaatataaattatgaaataaaaagggacaaccataaatataacaacaataaatataacaacaataaatataacaacaataaatataacaacaataaatataacaacaataaatataacaacaataaatacaacaacaataaatataacaacaataaatataacaacaatatgtataacaacaatatgtataacaacaacatatataacaacaatatatataataacaacacATATAACAATAcatataacaataatattaaaaaaaaactacggttcataataaataaattatttttagaaagaagtaaagaaaaaaaaacaaacagATCCAATATTGTGCAAGGACAAAAACATGACCTACcatatatttcaaataaatatttggACCCTAAATTTAATGAattgtattatattcagatgataaatgtttataatgaacctttttcaatttatattaaaatatatcaaatatatattttctcaaaaaaaacaaaaaatataaaacattttgTAGATAACGATATATGTCCGAACAATATACAACCTTTAACATCTAATAAAGAGAAAACAAATGTTTCGATTTATGTACTTATAGACATTCAAAATCATTTtctaaaatatattataaagaaaaaaataataacagAAATACAACACTGTTTACAAAATTgggaaaaatatatcataacatatatacaGAAGATGAGGGGaattcataataataatgatgataattataataattttatatctttatcaaatgtagtaatatataaaaataattgtGATCTTATTATTcaacatataataaataaaataaaatattatcttaatatttatgttatacCCTTCTTTCATAAAATACTTATAAGTATTACAAATTATATTTCAGTGAActataaaaatgaaaatttacaatactatttttttcattcttctacaaaaaaaaaaaaaatccaactctttatacataaaacaaaaaataaattaaaaaatacatacaataatatattctgtaaagaaaaaaatagaaacCATAACAtacaaaacaaaaataatcaaaCATATCTTAATAAAgatttatcatattttttttatccaaataaagaaaaaaaatatatatatataaagaaaaataaaacaaatccacattatcaatattattacacATTTTATGATCTTATATATGAAACACCTTTCTATTATTTAAAGTCACACAAAACAGtacaaaattatattatatatataaatagttTATATTTTAGAAGGTTActcttattatatacatttctattattctttttattatttctgatgatatttaatatgcctatatattcatatattaaaatataa